The Macaca nemestrina isolate mMacNem1 chromosome 1, mMacNem.hap1, whole genome shotgun sequence genome contains the following window.
AACTGCCcattttaaaacatcaagaaATTCTCTCGTTTTTGTTATCTTTTCAGGCAAGGCAACATcacaataaaaacttttaaagttaAACTTTTAAAGTTAAAAGTGAAATTTATTACAATACAATAAATGCAAGTGTCATTATTAAAAAATGCTGGTTAAAATTATAAAGTatctaaataatttttctaatataaatattgGAAACAACAACTTTAACAATTCTATATGTACACAGGAcattgaaaacataaaatcatgCACAAGTCCAAAAAATAACGTTGCACATTAACACTTTAGTTATTACTTTCTATTTTCTGGTCCCAGCATCATATCTGCTAATTACTCAGATCACAAGCCTCAAGGATTAAGTGTTTTGAATGTATTTCAgtttcatactttaaaaatgcttaaagACTATTGGTTGTATTCTGATCAAATGGTTCTCCTTCCCATATTTCCCTTCCTCAACAGATCTTAGAAAAAGATGAGCTGGGAAAACTGTGATCACAGGATCCAACATGACATGTATACCCAATGATTCATTTAAGGGTGGCATAAAGTTATATAGAAAAGACCTACAGGATAGAAGACAATAAGTACATCAACATGTAGTGAAATTAAGCAGTTCATCCACTGCGTGCTTACATGGCTCCTGTATCACTTCAGGAAGAAGCCAGAGTCGCAGAGAAGTCAGGGCAAACCAGAACTGTTGAAGAGTaggggtggggggcagagggAAGGAGCTGGGGAGAAGCCCAGATCATAAAGGAAATGTAAAAGAGTCACATATCTATTCTTCCCCTCCTGCTAATGCAGGGGCTGGCtccagcccagcctcccagcccaCATCTCAGTGGAGCTCTTCCCCCAGCATTGCCTTTCAGATGAGAAGATACATCTGTTCCCCACTGAGAATTTTTTTGGGGGAGaggggcttttttgttgttttttaacttattttgattatatatttacaaattattgtatatatttatagggtacaataTGGTGTTATGAGTTTTGAATATAAGGTGGAATGATTACACTAATTAACATACGACctcaaatatttaactttttaatgaaaacattagAAATTTACTCTTAGCAATACTGAAATATACATTCAATTATTCCTATATTTAGCATGCTGTGCAagtgatcttaaaaaaaaaaaaatcacacttatTCCTCCTGaggctttgtaccctttgactatCTCCCAATTCTGAGAACACTTTTCACAAATTTGAGGAACAGCCTAAATATTATAGGCTTGAACATCTGAACTTGAGGGCagctgagactttttttttgttttcaaacaaaTGAGCAGGTAacacccagagaggttaagtggttTAGCCACTGGGAAGATAAGGAAGTTGGGTGTGATGTTTACTTCTCTATGACGATGCTTCTCAAACCTTCATGTGCATACAGCTCCTGTGGATCTCATCAAAATGCCCTGGGTCCAGAGTGGGGCTTCAGATTCTGCACTTATCTAATAAGGCCCTAGGAAATGTTGAGGCTCTTGGTCTGTGGGCCACACTTTGAATAGCATGGACTACAACACAAGGAGGGATCCACCCCTGCCTTCCTGGGCCATGAGAGACCTGCTTCAGTGTTATCTGCCTCTCCAAGCACATCCCCAAGCAAAAGGTTTAGATGCACTGCGTAAGGTGGCAGCTGTCTACAAGACTGGGTTAACATATTGTCTGACAGCACCATGACTACATGAACAGCCAAACGAGTAACATAATTTGAGTAACATAATCTAAATTTGACAGGTCTATTTGCTGAGAATAAAACTCATCTTTTACTTATGAAGTCTTCCTTAAAGTGAACGTGATATAAAGGTATTAAAAAACCCAGCATATTAAATTTCATAGTAAAATGCTGCATGTGCACAAGTATACAGATAGTATGAGTTCTAAGAAATTCAATGCACTGTAATCAGAATAAAGTGCTACCACTGCTCCCAGCTAAAATCATCTCCTCTTCCAAATATAAGGAAAAACCCTTGAATTGTAAGGAAAATGACTGCATTGCCTGCCAACACAAGGCCACAGGCTCCCCATTTGATctgaaagacaagaaaagaaggaTTAAATCCTTACTTCCCTCATATCGTACTCTTTGCAATCTCTATTATTTTCTGCATTAGAAACATCCAATGAAATATTACACAAAGCTGCTAAAAGGCTTAATAATGTAACAGACAGGAGACAATGAACTGTTCAGTAATGAGTCTAATTACTTCGGTGATACTTGTTAATTAAGTCTGGTATCATCCTTAACATTTTCCCAATTAGACATATTTCTCtacttgtttttaattgacaatgATTGCCTTAAGTAAAACTCAAGTGGTAAGATTATAAATAGTGCAATTACAATATTGGGTACTGAAAGTTTTGCACACATCAACTTCtttcatggaaaataaaaattggagagttatgaatttgtttgtttcttttctaggCAAGAAAAGACTTTAAATAATAGTCTTTATACAACTGAAAACTGCTTTCCAGCTTGGTAAATGGTTTGTAGATGGTTTTACAGAAGCACATTTGGGGGTGACAGTACCCTCTAGTGggcattttttgttttactttaatcaATAGAAACGTCAATGAAAGTTTCTTCACAAAACATGACGACAgtattgaaaggaaaaaatataaatatttactgcaGCGCTTAAGAAGCGCTGGTCTAAAGCACAAGAAGAATAAAGTCATGACAATCTTGTTGTATTAAAAAACTTTCAATCCTTCCCAATTATCTAGTCAAAGTTCAAGACCCTTGCTAGTCAGGTTTCACAACCTTTCCAGCCTTAATCTCAACAACTTTCTTTTAGCTCTACCACACTGGACTCTTCTTTATTCCATACACTGCATTCTTACACGTGAATGTCATTCCATATAACAGCCATCCTACCTTAACACAAATGCTATTTATCCTTAGAGGCCCCTACCAAATGCCAGTtggaatttctctcttcttggtgCCCCTATGGCATTCTGATCATGCTTCAACCATCTCACATAGTACACTTACAGTATACTTAGCCAGCAAGCTGGTTTCTGTGTTCCTTAGGAGCACAGACAGTACCTATTTCTTATTTCTGGTGTTTTACAGTAGCAGTTGTTCcaaagatatttattgaataaataaacaagactTGCGCTCAAATGATATTTAATGCCTCAAATaagatttcataaaattaaaacgGAATGTAATTGGAGGGAATAAAATCAAATAGGAGGAGAGATAGTGAACatcaaataattgaataaattataCCTACAATGTGTACtttgaagacaaaaagaaagtttTTGTCTTGGAAGTGAAGATGTCATCTTATTCACTGCATTTTCTGGAAGCTACATAGTTGTCCCTCAACATATACCTATTCTACTGCATTGAGAGTTGAGTCCATGATCCCATTTGCAGGAGAAGAATTTGAAATATCTTCATCTTGCAACTAGAAAAGTACTGCTAGCATAGTATCTGTGGATTACTGTAAGACTTAAGAGGCAGGAATTTAAGAACAATTCCAGAGAATAActtaaagtagaaaaagaaagaaatcatacagTCTGGCTAAAAGTtgtaagagaaataaagaaagcacTCTGAAAGCATGGTCGAGCTACTGATAGGCAGGTCTAAAGTAGAAGAAcagagaaactaaaaatacatgGCCCTGAGTATAAAGCCTAAGTAATGAACATGAAATGGAGGTCCCAGACACAGGCTTCTGAAGTAAACTCAGCAACAGTTGagcaaaacaatagaaaataaaacttaccaCAGCCACACGAGCAAGAATAACAGGAAATCCAAAGGCAGAAACAACAATTCCAGTAGTGAAGAAATATGCCAGTTCCCGACAGGCACTACTGGTTGCGTCTGAGTCATAGGTGACTCTTTTGGCAATGAAATGGGGTATGGGGGAGATGGCGTGGAAAATCAGGACGAATAAGGGCCAGTAAACGCTGTCAGTTGGACCCAGgcaaaatccaaaaagaaaagtaacagttacattttaaatgaaagacaTACTACTATTTCAAAATCattgctattttaaatgtttaggtcaaaaaattaattaatggtGAATATAAGAACATAAGATGATTTCTACCAGATAAGtagtgataattttaaaattactatgtaGGTAGCTTATATTGTGTTAAGAAACCACTGTATAATATAATCTCTAGAAACTTTACTGTTTTCTGTACCACTGAGCCACAATTTCTTTAGAGACAGAATTTTAACTTGGTCATTTCTGCCTTCCCTGTAGAACATAGTAGAGTGTCTTGCAAAAGCTAATTTGGTAAAGATCTTTTGAGTGCATGCATGCTTGAAACCTTTTAAGGGCTTAGAATAAACCCCAAATTCGTTGTCTTTGCTTACAAAGCCTTACATGGTGTGGTATTATCTACTTCTTCCATTCATTTTGTACTCCTTTCCCTTCATTTGCTTAATCTGTAGCCACAccagccttctttctgttctttgaacaCTCTGAGCTCATAACTGTTATCCTAGGGCCTTTGCACTAGCTGTGCTGCCTGCTTGCAATGTTCTTCTCATTGGCTGACTCCTTCATACCTTGTGATCTAAACTGACAGATTCCTTTCTAAAAGCGGAACTTTCCCTGGCCATCTATTCTAAAGTACCCCAGGTCACCCTTGAACATACCACCATCTTTTAACTTTCTGCACAACACTTATTCCCATCTGATAGATTAGTCTTGGTCAAACGCCATTTATCTCCAGGGCCTAGAATGATGTACTCCATTcatacttgttaaatgaataaaataacaaataaattttaagtacAGAAGGCATGAAAATAAATATGCTCACTAGTGAAAACCTTAGATGTACTCTAATCTTCATTACAATAGCTCACAATTGATAGTgtaatgcaaaaacaaaacaaaactgttttccTCCCAAATTTCAAGGTTttgcaattattaaaaaaattgcCATCTGGTTTCCAATGGTATTTTCTCTataaatacttcaaaaataatctttttttctccatCAAGACATTTGTTATGCTTcatttcttaaggaaaaaaaaagtctctgctCATTTTCATCTATACACCACAGTAATTCATATCGCCACAATACTGTgatcacacagacacacccagaccGCACCTACAAGCAGGAGTGAGGATGAAGCCACGCTAATGAAAGCCTCCCATTCCAGCCACAGATCTGGGTAACCAAAAGGCAAGAAGGGAATGTGTCCTTCAAGAGGACTCAGGATGGAAACAGTGGATTTGGACTCCTGATTCTAAAGTAGAGGGATGTTAGTATGTTTCAAGAATCACCAAACAATATTGTGGGAAGGAGCCCTTAGACATTCTCTACTTCACAGCCCTTGTTTGAACAGTGAGAAAGGAGatacagagaagggaaggggttTGGAATAGAAATAGCTGTCACCTGACATATCCACAGCCAAGAACTCTTAATTTTTCCTGGAATACAGTGACAATTTTGTGAAAAACAACCTGACTTTATGTTTCCATTCATAGTAAGCCACCAATATCCAACTAAGAGAAATGTTCATATACAAGAAACcttgtttatatataaaatgtaaatattaagtaTATACAATTCAGTAAACATGTAGGCCAGGGGtcggcaaactttttctgtaaagggccaaagAGTAAATAATGAGGATCTGCAAACCATAAAGACTAtctcaactactcaactctgcccaAGATAATTGGCAGAGCAATGCAAAAGCAGCCAAAGATAATtcataaacaaatgagcatggctgtatTTCAATAAAACCTTTATTACAAAAACAGGTAGCAGGTTATACGTGGCAGTTTGCTGACTTCCAATACAGATGATAATCCTGGTTCACTATCATTAAGAtacagctttgggaggccaaggcgggaggatgacttcaggccaggagttcaagaccagcctgagcaacacagagagactccgtctctacaaaaactttttttaaaaatcagctgggtgttgtggcatctctaaaaaacaaaaaattaaaataaagatagaaaacaaaCTTCTTTGTAGTATCAGTAATGAGTCATTTTCTTACCTTACAAAGACCCAGTGTATCACAGAGAATTAAAACTCCTAGATTTACAGTTGGTTGTGGAATAATGGAAAAATGTTTGGTCAAGAGCATAAGAACATGAGCTCCATTTCCATGTCTgcgattttaattttttttttttttttttttacttttttatttaagagacggagtctcgctctgtcgcccaggctggactgcagtggtgcgattacagcccactgc
Protein-coding sequences here:
- the LOC105498456 gene encoding leptin receptor gene-related protein isoform X1 yields the protein MAGVKALVALSFSGAIGLTFLMLGCALEDYGVYWPLFVLIFHAISPIPHFIAKRVTYDSDATSSACRELAYFFTTGIVVSAFGFPVILARVAVIKWGACGLVLAGNAVIFLTIQGFFLIFGRGDDFSWEQW
- the LOC105498456 gene encoding leptin receptor gene-related protein isoform X2, which gives rise to MLGCALEDYGVYWPLFVLIFHAISPIPHFIAKRVTYDSDATSSACRELAYFFTTGIVVSAFGFPVILARVAVIKWGACGLVLAGNAVIFLTIQGFFLIFGRGDDFSWEQW